One genomic region from Ruegeria sp. TM1040 encodes:
- a CDS encoding glutamate--cysteine ligase, producing the protein MSIPQSGGGPIESHAQLAAYMEAGCKPRDDWRIGTEHEKFGYCKDTLKPLPYEGTRSILAVLEGLRDRHGWEPVTEGGKLIGLTKDMANVSLEPGGALELSGAPLETIHETCDEVNTHLREVKDIADEIGVGFIGLGAAPIWQHDEMPLMPKGRYQLMNDYMERVGTMGRAMMRRTCTVQVNLDFASEADMVQKLRVALALQPVATALFANSPFFEGKPNGLKSWRSHIWRHLDDARTGMLPFVFEEGMGFERYADYALDVPMYFVYRDGKYINALGQSFRDFLKGELPALPGETPTLSDWADHLTTAFPEARIKKYMEMRGADGGPWRRLCALPAFWVGLMYNQSALDAAWDLVKGWDAETRENLRIEAAVKGLQAEVGAIKMHDLAREVLAISEAGLKARARQGAGGLVPNETHFLNALRESVESGKVPADELLDRYNGDWNGDLTRIYADYSY; encoded by the coding sequence ATGTCCATTCCTCAGTCCGGTGGCGGACCAATCGAAAGCCATGCTCAACTGGCGGCCTACATGGAAGCGGGCTGCAAGCCGCGCGACGATTGGCGCATTGGCACCGAGCATGAGAAGTTCGGCTACTGCAAGGACACGCTGAAACCGCTCCCCTACGAGGGGACGCGCTCCATTCTGGCTGTTCTGGAAGGGTTGCGGGACCGTCATGGCTGGGAGCCGGTGACCGAGGGCGGCAAGCTGATCGGCCTCACCAAGGACATGGCCAATGTGAGCCTTGAGCCGGGGGGAGCGCTGGAGCTGTCAGGTGCCCCGCTCGAGACCATCCATGAGACCTGCGATGAGGTGAACACCCACCTGCGCGAAGTCAAAGACATTGCTGACGAGATCGGTGTTGGATTCATCGGTCTTGGGGCCGCCCCGATCTGGCAGCACGACGAAATGCCGCTGATGCCAAAGGGCCGCTATCAGTTGATGAACGACTACATGGAGCGCGTCGGCACCATGGGGCGCGCGATGATGCGGCGCACGTGCACGGTGCAGGTGAACCTCGATTTCGCCTCCGAGGCGGATATGGTGCAAAAGCTGCGCGTGGCGCTGGCGCTGCAACCGGTGGCGACGGCGCTCTTTGCCAATTCCCCCTTCTTTGAAGGCAAGCCTAACGGGCTCAAATCCTGGCGCAGCCACATCTGGCGGCATCTGGATGATGCCCGTACCGGAATGCTGCCCTTTGTTTTTGAAGAGGGCATGGGCTTTGAACGCTATGCGGACTATGCCCTTGATGTGCCGATGTATTTTGTTTACCGTGATGGCAAATATATCAATGCTTTGGGCCAGTCTTTCCGGGATTTCCTCAAGGGCGAGCTACCCGCATTGCCGGGCGAGACGCCCACATTGAGCGACTGGGCCGATCACCTGACGACCGCATTCCCAGAAGCCCGCATCAAGAAATACATGGAAATGCGCGGCGCCGATGGTGGCCCCTGGCGTCGCCTCTGTGCTTTGCCCGCGTTCTGGGTGGGTCTGATGTATAATCAGTCTGCGCTGGACGCGGCCTGGGATCTGGTCAAGGGCTGGGACGCGGAGACTCGCGAAAACCTGCGCATCGAGGCTGCGGTCAAAGGGCTGCAGGCAGAGGTCGGCGCGATCAAGATGCATGATCTGGCACGAGAGGTTCTGGCGATTTCAGAAGCCGGACTGAAGGCGCGCGCCCGTCAGGGTGCAGGCGGTCTTGTCCCCAACGAGACTCATTTCCTCAATGCACTGCGCGAGAGCGTCGAGAGCGGCAAAGTCCCCGCAGACGAACTCTTGGATCGCTACAATGGCGATTGGAACGGTGATCTGACCCGGATCTATGCCGATTACAGCTATTGA
- a CDS encoding OmpA family protein: MRISSFLIPTAAFAGAAGLSLVVAGFAATALENNSEIVVRRTLDKAGFTWAEVAADGLRVELSGEAPDEATRFAAISEVGSVVDAARIIDQMEITPSKGIAPPRFSTEILRNDAGISIIGLIPSDSDHRALVKKLGAIRGAPQVTDFVETADYPMPKGWTDAMSYALKALALLPRTKISVEAGAVQITAIADSPEAKEELETELNRMLPPNVHVTLDIAAPRPVISPFTLRYVLGPEGGRFDACSAESEESRSRILDAARDAGLERQADCTIGLGVPSANWSRAVEVGLEALTSLEQGSITFSNGDVTLVAAQGTPEALFDRVVGELENALPQVFVLHAVLPEPEETTADIIPEFTATLSPEGQVQLRGRLSDNAQKRTVDSYAKARFGSDTVYVATRNSPDLPGVWPIRVLAALDALAQLERGSVTVTPELVAVRGMSHVENASAEIARMLSQKLGEAEDYDLDITFEKPPEPEDKLMAPQLCEAELAAIQRADKIAFEPGSATVAADSARVIDKIAKLLQQCGEIPLEIQGHTDSQGREEMNQNLSQARAQSVLNALRARRILTGSFVARGYGEDNPIASNDTEEGREANRRIEFRLIESALPQDDAETAEAESDAQSADAEAAPAGDADAQTPETPPAAAAAPEEDTDGQ, translated from the coding sequence ATGCGCATATCCTCGTTTCTGATCCCCACCGCCGCCTTTGCCGGTGCAGCCGGTCTTAGCTTGGTGGTTGCGGGATTCGCGGCGACGGCGCTTGAGAACAATTCCGAGATCGTGGTGCGCCGCACCCTCGACAAGGCCGGCTTCACCTGGGCCGAGGTTGCGGCGGATGGGCTGCGGGTGGAACTGTCGGGCGAGGCCCCGGATGAGGCCACGCGTTTTGCCGCCATTTCCGAGGTCGGCTCCGTGGTGGATGCGGCGCGGATCATCGACCAGATGGAGATCACCCCCTCCAAAGGGATCGCCCCGCCCCGGTTCTCCACCGAGATCCTGCGCAATGACGCGGGCATCTCGATTATCGGTCTCATTCCAAGCGACAGCGATCACCGCGCACTGGTGAAGAAACTCGGCGCAATCCGGGGGGCGCCGCAAGTCACCGATTTTGTGGAAACCGCAGACTATCCGATGCCAAAGGGCTGGACGGATGCCATGTCCTACGCCCTGAAGGCGCTGGCCCTGCTGCCACGCACCAAGATCTCGGTCGAGGCAGGCGCTGTGCAGATCACCGCCATTGCCGACAGCCCCGAGGCCAAGGAAGAGCTTGAAACAGAGCTCAACCGGATGCTGCCGCCGAACGTGCATGTAACGCTCGACATTGCTGCGCCGCGCCCGGTGATCTCGCCGTTCACGCTGCGCTATGTTCTTGGCCCCGAGGGCGGGCGCTTTGATGCCTGCTCTGCCGAGAGCGAAGAAAGCCGCAGCCGTATTCTGGACGCGGCCCGTGATGCGGGTTTGGAACGTCAGGCCGATTGCACCATCGGTCTTGGTGTGCCCTCGGCCAATTGGTCGCGCGCGGTCGAAGTCGGGCTTGAGGCACTCACGTCGCTTGAACAGGGCTCGATCACCTTCTCCAACGGCGATGTCACGCTTGTGGCTGCGCAGGGCACGCCCGAGGCGCTTTTCGATCGGGTCGTGGGCGAGCTTGAGAACGCGCTGCCGCAGGTTTTTGTGCTGCATGCGGTGCTGCCTGAGCCCGAGGAGACTACCGCCGACATCATCCCGGAATTCACCGCCACCCTCAGCCCGGAGGGGCAGGTTCAGCTGCGTGGACGTCTGAGCGACAATGCCCAGAAGCGCACTGTCGACAGCTATGCCAAAGCCCGCTTTGGCAGCGACACGGTTTATGTTGCCACCCGCAATTCGCCGGATCTGCCCGGCGTCTGGCCGATCCGTGTGCTGGCCGCGCTGGATGCGCTGGCCCAACTCGAACGCGGCTCGGTCACCGTGACCCCCGAATTGGTGGCAGTGCGCGGCATGAGTCACGTTGAAAACGCCAGCGCCGAGATTGCCCGCATGCTCTCGCAGAAATTAGGCGAGGCAGAGGATTACGACCTCGACATCACCTTTGAAAAGCCCCCGGAGCCCGAAGACAAGCTGATGGCGCCGCAACTCTGCGAGGCGGAACTGGCGGCGATCCAGCGCGCCGACAAGATTGCCTTTGAGCCGGGCTCTGCCACGGTGGCCGCCGACAGTGCGCGCGTGATCGACAAGATCGCCAAGCTGTTGCAGCAGTGTGGCGAAATTCCTCTTGAGATCCAGGGCCACACCGACAGCCAGGGCCGTGAGGAAATGAACCAGAACCTGAGCCAGGCACGGGCGCAATCGGTCTTGAACGCTCTGCGCGCGCGCCGCATCCTGACCGGGAGCTTTGTGGCGCGCGGCTATGGCGAGGACAATCCGATCGCCAGCAACGACACCGAAGAGGGCCGCGAGGCCAATCGCAGGATCGAATTCCGCCTGATCGAAAGCGCTCTGCCACAGGACGATGCCGAAACAGCCGAGGCCGAATCCGACGCGCAATCCGCAGATGCCGAGGCCGCGCCCGCAGGTGATGCGGACGCACAAACGCCTGAAACACCCCCCGCCGCTGCCGCGGCCCCCGAAGAGGACACCGACGGACAATGA
- a CDS encoding phosphatidylserine decarboxylase produces the protein MPAQQPPRRSKAKDTTMNMIGTFIKPMHPEGRKFVAIFAAVTFGLFLLTPILGWIGVGLTVWCYYFFRDPERVTPARPGLVISPADGVVSLIEPAVPPAELGLPDVPLTRVSVFMSVFNCHVNRAPVAGEVTAVAYRPGKFFNASLDKASADNERNSLAIRMEDGRDLAVVQIAGLVARRIVCFVKPGAQLGRGERFGLIRFGSRLDVYLPEGVSPQVEIGQTMIAGETVIAELGTGVHTDQNKGELHG, from the coding sequence CTGCCAGCGCAGCAGCCGCCTCGCAGATCCAAAGCAAAGGACACTACTATGAATATGATCGGGACTTTCATCAAACCTATGCACCCCGAGGGGCGCAAGTTTGTCGCGATCTTTGCCGCTGTCACCTTTGGATTGTTCCTGCTGACCCCCATCCTGGGCTGGATCGGCGTGGGCCTCACGGTTTGGTGCTACTATTTCTTCCGCGACCCCGAACGGGTCACCCCCGCGCGACCGGGGCTGGTCATATCCCCTGCCGACGGGGTGGTCTCTTTGATCGAGCCGGCAGTACCCCCCGCAGAACTGGGCCTGCCCGATGTCCCGCTGACCCGTGTGAGCGTGTTCATGAGCGTGTTCAACTGCCATGTGAACCGCGCGCCTGTCGCAGGCGAAGTCACCGCCGTCGCCTACCGCCCCGGCAAATTCTTCAATGCCTCTCTGGACAAGGCAAGCGCGGACAACGAGCGCAACAGCCTCGCAATCCGCATGGAAGACGGCCGCGACCTCGCGGTGGTGCAGATCGCCGGTCTAGTTGCGCGGCGCATCGTCTGCTTTGTCAAACCCGGCGCCCAGCTCGGTCGGGGCGAACGCTTTGGCCTGATCCGTTTTGGGTCCCGACTGGACGTCTACCTGCCTGAAGGCGTGTCGCCGCAGGTGGAAATTGGCCAGACCATGATCGCCGGGGAAACCGTGATCGCAGAACTGGGAACCGGGGTGCACACTGACCAGAACAAAGGTGAGCTGCATGGGTGA
- a CDS encoding class I SAM-dependent methyltransferase, giving the protein MKIEAVESSYARWAPVYDRTFGAVTDVGRRRAVSFINNRKGHVLEVGVGTGLSLPHYGPDVRVTGVDFSAEMLAKAQRKVDALDLDGRVDLQRMDARELAFENATFDTIAAMHVLSVVPEPERVMAEIARVLKPGGKVVITNHFAKDTGVLAGLERVAAPMANLIGWHSDFKMDTILQEPSLQVAELRKLPPLGMMTFLVLEKRVN; this is encoded by the coding sequence GTGAAAATTGAAGCGGTCGAGTCGTCCTATGCCCGATGGGCGCCGGTTTATGATCGAACCTTTGGGGCTGTAACCGATGTCGGGCGCCGCAGGGCTGTGTCCTTCATAAACAATCGCAAAGGTCATGTGCTTGAGGTGGGCGTGGGAACGGGCTTGTCGCTGCCGCATTACGGTCCAGACGTCCGCGTCACGGGCGTGGATTTCAGCGCCGAGATGCTCGCCAAGGCACAGCGCAAGGTGGATGCACTCGATCTGGATGGCCGCGTTGACCTGCAGCGCATGGACGCGCGCGAGCTGGCCTTTGAAAACGCCACTTTCGACACCATCGCCGCCATGCATGTGCTCTCGGTCGTTCCTGAGCCCGAACGCGTCATGGCCGAGATTGCGCGGGTTCTGAAGCCCGGCGGCAAGGTGGTCATCACCAACCATTTTGCCAAGGACACCGGCGTTCTTGCAGGGCTTGAGCGTGTCGCCGCACCGATGGCGAACCTGATCGGCTGGCACTCCGATTTCAAGATGGACACTATTTTGCAAGAACCCTCCTTGCAGGTGGCAGAACTGCGCAAGCTGCCGCCGCTTGGGATGATGACCTTTTTGGTTCTTGAAAAGCGCGTCAACTGA
- a CDS encoding nuclear transport factor 2 family protein, producing MSNDPLLDELRAHEEQVWDALVRGDADLDASLLCQSFLGVYGDGFADKSAHVGQLAEGATVQSYALTDLRARALGSDHAMLSYRARFMRHRRNQAEDMYVTSIWQRTEGGWINIFSQDTAAGEATD from the coding sequence ATGAGCAACGACCCGCTCCTCGATGAGCTTAGAGCACATGAAGAACAGGTTTGGGATGCGCTGGTGCGCGGGGACGCTGATCTGGACGCCTCACTTCTCTGCCAGAGCTTTCTTGGCGTCTATGGCGACGGTTTTGCCGACAAATCTGCCCATGTCGGACAATTGGCCGAGGGCGCCACAGTGCAGAGCTATGCGCTCACCGACCTGAGGGCGCGCGCCCTTGGTTCTGATCACGCCATGCTCAGCTACCGAGCGCGGTTCATGCGCCATCGGCGCAACCAGGCCGAAGACATGTATGTGACCTCGATTTGGCAGCGCACCGAAGGCGGCTGGATCAATATCTTCAGCCAAGACACGGCTGCTGGTGAGGCCACCGACTAA
- a CDS encoding 16S rRNA (uracil(1498)-N(3))-methyltransferase — protein MSAKVRLYVDHPLGAGQTVPLDRDQAHYLFGVMRLSVAARVALFNGRDGEWQAEVAEAGKRGGVLACLEQSKPLQLPPDLWLIFAPIKKARTDFIVEKAAEMGAARILPVATEFTNSERIRQDRLQAHAVEAAEQCGGTYVPEVAELQKLPSLLDHWPAERQLMFCDEAEIGQRLFLDVAQVEGSAGAAGPWAILIGPEGGFSDAERKRLHAMPQAHVVSLGPRILRADTAAVAALTLWQQRLGDW, from the coding sequence ATGAGTGCTAAAGTCAGACTGTATGTAGATCACCCCTTGGGGGCAGGGCAAACGGTTCCTCTGGACCGCGATCAGGCGCATTATCTCTTTGGGGTGATGCGGCTCTCCGTGGCCGCGCGGGTTGCGCTTTTTAACGGGCGCGACGGGGAATGGCAGGCCGAGGTGGCCGAGGCCGGCAAGCGCGGGGGCGTGCTCGCCTGCCTTGAGCAATCAAAGCCCCTGCAGTTGCCGCCCGACCTGTGGTTGATCTTTGCGCCGATCAAGAAGGCGCGGACCGATTTCATCGTCGAAAAAGCTGCCGAGATGGGCGCCGCGCGAATCTTGCCGGTGGCGACAGAGTTCACCAATTCCGAGCGCATCCGACAGGACCGTCTACAGGCCCATGCCGTCGAGGCTGCCGAGCAATGCGGCGGCACCTATGTGCCCGAGGTGGCAGAGCTGCAAAAACTCCCGTCGTTGTTGGACCATTGGCCCGCAGAGCGTCAGTTGATGTTCTGTGACGAGGCCGAGATCGGCCAGCGGTTGTTTCTGGATGTGGCCCAGGTGGAGGGCTCCGCTGGCGCGGCCGGGCCCTGGGCGATTCTGATCGGGCCGGAGGGCGGGTTTTCCGATGCGGAGCGCAAGCGCCTCCATGCAATGCCACAGGCCCATGTGGTCAGTCTGGGGCCACGGATCCTGCGTGCGGATACTGCGGCTGTGGCCGCACTGACGCTTTGGCAGCAGCGGTTGGGAGACTGGTAA
- the ubiA gene encoding 4-hydroxybenzoate octaprenyltransferase — protein MQGQSPTPDGQVADAVKDNWVDIYAPAWTRPYLRLSRADRPIGTWLLLLPCWWGLALAMIAGQDARWEDLWIFVACALGAWLMRGAGCTWNDITDRNIDGSVERTRSRPIPSGQVSIKGALAWMALQSLIAFGILLTFNQAAVAMGILALFPVAIYPFAKRFTWWPQIFLGLAFNWGAMLAWVAHTGHLNWPAVVLYVAGIAWTLFYDTIYAHQDAEDDALIGVKSTARLFGTNTPTWLRRFIVATVSLMALAIIMAVQPAASVLALALSLCAPWAMGWHMTWQLRAFDADNNDRLLSLFRLNRDTGLIPLIFLGLALFA, from the coding sequence ATGCAAGGCCAGTCGCCAACACCAGATGGACAAGTCGCGGATGCGGTGAAAGACAATTGGGTCGACATCTATGCACCCGCCTGGACCCGCCCCTACCTGCGCCTGAGCCGTGCGGATCGCCCCATCGGGACCTGGCTCCTGCTGCTGCCCTGCTGGTGGGGATTGGCACTTGCGATGATCGCCGGACAGGATGCGCGCTGGGAGGATCTGTGGATCTTTGTGGCCTGCGCGCTTGGTGCGTGGCTGATGCGCGGCGCGGGATGCACCTGGAATGACATCACTGATCGCAACATCGACGGCAGTGTCGAGCGCACCCGGTCGCGCCCCATTCCCTCCGGTCAGGTCTCTATCAAAGGGGCGCTCGCTTGGATGGCCCTGCAATCGCTGATCGCCTTTGGCATCCTGCTGACCTTCAATCAGGCTGCGGTCGCGATGGGGATTCTCGCGCTCTTCCCGGTGGCGATTTATCCCTTTGCCAAGCGGTTTACCTGGTGGCCGCAGATTTTCTTGGGGCTCGCCTTTAACTGGGGTGCGATGCTGGCGTGGGTGGCGCATACGGGCCATCTGAACTGGCCTGCGGTGGTGCTTTATGTGGCCGGGATCGCGTGGACGCTCTTTTATGACACCATCTATGCCCATCAGGATGCCGAGGATGATGCCCTGATCGGGGTGAAATCTACGGCACGGCTCTTTGGCACCAACACGCCAACCTGGCTGCGCCGCTTTATTGTTGCCACCGTGAGCCTGATGGCGCTTGCAATCATCATGGCCGTACAGCCCGCTGCCTCGGTTCTGGCGTTGGCGCTCTCGCTCTGTGCACCCTGGGCGATGGGCTGGCATATGACATGGCAGTTGCGCGCCTTTGACGCCGACAACAACGACCGCCTCCTGTCGCTGTTTCGGCTCAACCGGGACACCGGCTTGATTCCGCTCATTTTCCTTGGGCTGGCCCTGTTTGCCTGA
- a CDS encoding GNAT family N-acetyltransferase has product MAWRAAEPSDLAWIEALLFAHIEGAMFLIGNLRDHGFGSDHSHGLTLWVREARDGVFGITNSGSVMMMAPGATRRDWQEAGQLLAGRDVTAVLGKAMQARRFIAANDIGDHPCQLDRDDPGFVLDLRDVSVEMRPEEALVPLAEAPRGLVEGWRAAYEVEVLNAAPDAARDKARHDIATYIARDSHRVLTVQGEPVAMSGFNTAFDEAVQVGGVYTPPMLRGRGYARRVVGRHLLEARERGARQGVLFAAGKDAARAYRALGFQPADAFALVLFSTPAQICAGRVEDVR; this is encoded by the coding sequence ATGGCCTGGCGCGCAGCAGAGCCCTCAGACCTCGCGTGGATTGAGGCACTGCTGTTTGCGCATATCGAAGGCGCCATGTTCTTGATCGGGAACCTGCGCGATCACGGGTTTGGATCGGATCATTCTCATGGGCTGACGCTCTGGGTGCGGGAGGCGCGTGACGGGGTCTTTGGTATCACCAACAGTGGTTCGGTAATGATGATGGCACCGGGCGCGACGCGACGGGACTGGCAGGAGGCCGGACAGCTTCTGGCGGGGCGCGATGTCACGGCGGTGTTGGGAAAAGCGATGCAAGCGCGGCGCTTTATCGCGGCCAATGACATCGGAGATCACCCGTGCCAGCTGGATCGAGATGATCCGGGGTTTGTGCTCGACCTCAGGGATGTTTCGGTGGAGATGCGCCCCGAAGAAGCGCTTGTGCCATTGGCCGAGGCGCCGCGCGGACTCGTGGAAGGTTGGCGCGCGGCCTATGAGGTCGAGGTCCTCAATGCTGCGCCCGACGCGGCACGGGACAAGGCGCGTCACGATATTGCGACCTATATCGCCAGGGACAGCCACCGCGTGCTAACGGTTCAGGGTGAACCGGTGGCGATGAGCGGTTTCAACACGGCCTTTGACGAGGCGGTGCAGGTTGGCGGTGTCTATACGCCGCCAATGTTGCGTGGGCGTGGCTACGCGCGCCGCGTCGTCGGTCGGCATCTGTTGGAAGCGCGCGAGCGCGGCGCCCGGCAGGGGGTGCTGTTTGCCGCGGGCAAAGACGCCGCTCGGGCGTATCGCGCGCTCGGGTTTCAGCCAGCAGATGCATTTGCGCTGGTTCTGTTTTCAACACCTGCGCAGATCTGTGCAGGTCGGGTGGAGGACGTCAGATGA
- the pssA gene encoding CDP-diacylglycerol--serine O-phosphatidyltransferase: protein MGDDEEHHPPSHLTLVQLIPNMLTIAAICAGLSAIRFGIEGNYVLAVQLILAACVLDGLDGRLARLLNSDSKMGAELDSLADFVNFGVAPALVIYFWALEDLRGFAWITVLIYAICCVVRLARFNVTAKADPSEDKDASGAYFTGIPSPAGALLAMLPMFLSFAFADAPLLPDVVICLHLILVGWAMIARFPVWSFKTAKISRNNVKFFLVGFAVLGSAVLIYAWITLVVLCLAYLIVVLWSILSHRISDDRKGH, encoded by the coding sequence ATGGGTGACGACGAAGAACATCACCCGCCCTCGCATCTGACGCTGGTCCAGCTGATCCCCAACATGCTGACCATCGCCGCTATTTGCGCCGGCCTTTCCGCGATCCGCTTTGGCATCGAGGGCAATTATGTCCTGGCAGTGCAGTTGATCCTTGCGGCCTGCGTTCTGGACGGGCTGGACGGGCGCCTGGCGCGACTTCTCAACAGTGACAGCAAGATGGGCGCGGAGCTCGATTCCCTCGCGGATTTTGTGAACTTCGGTGTCGCGCCAGCGCTTGTGATCTACTTCTGGGCGCTCGAAGATCTGCGTGGCTTCGCGTGGATCACGGTGCTCATATATGCGATCTGCTGTGTCGTGCGTCTTGCGCGGTTCAACGTGACGGCAAAGGCAGATCCAAGCGAGGACAAAGACGCCTCTGGGGCCTATTTCACAGGCATCCCCTCCCCTGCGGGGGCGTTGCTCGCGATGCTGCCGATGTTTTTGTCCTTCGCCTTTGCCGATGCGCCCTTGCTGCCCGATGTTGTGATCTGCCTGCACCTCATTCTTGTGGGCTGGGCGATGATCGCCCGCTTCCCGGTATGGTCTTTCAAAACAGCAAAGATCTCTCGCAACAACGTGAAGTTCTTTCTCGTTGGTTTTGCGGTATTAGGGTCGGCGGTGCTTATTTATGCCTGGATCACTCTTGTGGTTCTCTGTCTGGCGTATTTGATTGTAGTTTTATGGAGCATTCTCTCTCATCGCATTTCGGATGACAGGAAAGGACATTGA
- a CDS encoding YHS domain-containing (seleno)protein, protein MTKTTSFTKSLLGGLAFSVALATSSLAAGVDVNASSTGLAMQGYDPVAYFTEGEANKGSYKLTSTFDEATYWFTSEENKELFEANPEAYVPAYGGYCAFGAAMGFKFDGDPHQWKIVDDVLYLNLSKDIQERWVEDIPGYIEKADVNWETIEDAAPAELLQ, encoded by the coding sequence ATGACCAAGACCACATCCTTCACCAAATCCCTTCTGGGCGGTCTCGCTTTCTCTGTTGCGCTGGCGACCTCTTCGCTTGCGGCAGGCGTCGATGTGAACGCCTCCTCCACCGGCCTTGCGATGCAGGGTTATGACCCGGTTGCCTATTTCACCGAAGGCGAAGCTAACAAGGGCAGCTACAAACTGACCTCCACCTTTGACGAGGCGACCTATTGGTTCACTTCCGAGGAAAACAAGGAGCTGTTTGAAGCCAATCCAGAGGCTTATGTCCCCGCATATGGTGGCTACTGCGCCTTTGGTGCAGCGATGGGCTTCAAGTTCGACGGCGACCCCCACCAGTGGAAAATCGTTGACGATGTGCTGTACCTGAACCTCTCCAAGGACATCCAAGAGCGCTGGGTCGAGGACATCCCGGGCTATATCGAAAAAGCAGACGTGAACTGGGAAACCATCGAGGATGCGGCCCCGGCCGAGCTGCTGCAATAA
- the plsY gene encoding glycerol-3-phosphate 1-O-acyltransferase PlsY: MLPALETTLPLLLFWGGIGYLLGSVPFGMVITRAFGLGNLREIGSGNIGTTNVLRTGSKAAAAATLLLDGGKGAAAVLLARALAGEDAAQLAGLLAFLGHCFPVWLGFKGGKGVATFLGLMLALAWPVGIACCLTWLGVAVLRRISSLAALCAAVAAPVWCLLLGAPQAAVLSALLALVILWRHRENIARLRAGTEPKIGQK, encoded by the coding sequence ATGCTGCCTGCGCTTGAGACAACGCTGCCCCTGCTGCTCTTCTGGGGCGGGATCGGCTATCTTCTGGGCTCAGTGCCCTTTGGCATGGTGATCACCCGCGCTTTTGGGCTGGGCAACCTGCGTGAAATCGGATCGGGCAACATCGGCACCACCAACGTCTTGCGCACCGGAAGCAAGGCCGCCGCGGCTGCGACGCTCCTTCTGGATGGCGGCAAGGGCGCGGCGGCGGTGCTGCTGGCGCGTGCTCTGGCAGGCGAGGACGCGGCGCAGCTTGCAGGGCTTTTGGCCTTTCTCGGGCATTGCTTTCCGGTCTGGCTGGGGTTCAAGGGCGGCAAAGGGGTTGCGACCTTCCTCGGCCTCATGCTGGCGCTCGCATGGCCGGTCGGGATCGCCTGCTGTCTGACCTGGCTTGGTGTTGCGGTGTTGCGCCGCATCTCGTCACTCGCGGCCCTCTGCGCAGCGGTTGCGGCCCCGGTCTGGTGTCTGCTGCTCGGCGCACCTCAAGCCGCCGTTCTCTCGGCGCTGCTGGCGCTCGTGATCCTCTGGCGCCACCGCGAAAACATCGCCCGCCTCAGGGCCGGCACAGAGCCAAAGATCGGCCAGAAATAG